The following DNA comes from Heliangelus exortis chromosome 2, bHelExo1.hap1, whole genome shotgun sequence.
TGGACAGAcacaaggagcagaggctgggtTGCTTGTTCTGAGTAtgaattttctgccttttcttggGATCATTTTCCCATGTCACCAAACTCTCTTGATCTGAATTTACCCTAGACTCCCAAGGACTGGGTCCCATTATAGTGTTCAAGACTCAAAACAAGCTTCTGGCTTATGGCTCCCAAATTCTTACCCATCTTTTCCTAGCTACCCTTTTACTGATCAAAACACTGACCCACCTGGGCCACCAATGTGTCTTAATAGCATAATGTTCTGGGCCTTGATCAGAGGGATACTTCAGGAAGGTGTTACTCATTTTACATTAACCCATTTTAATTTTAACCATTTGGTCCTTTGCCTGAACTTTAGGATCTTGGTGAATTGGGGCCAGGAAAATTCACTGGGTAAATAAGTGTAGCTCTACTGAAGTCAGCTGTAGATGGGTTGTGCTTGGGTAATGCTTTGTGGGGGCTCACCTGgtaacttttcttcttttgtttatataaatacatgagCATTTCatgtttctcctttcttctgctgtgttaGAGAGTCACTGGCAGCTGAGCAGAGTGGTCTGTAGCACAAAAGCTTACACATTGTCTCCTGTTTTAAAACCAGGAGGTAGATTTGAGGTTGGAGGTATTGCACGACAATGGCTGAGACACGATCACTTCCACATTTCTTGGGGAAGAGCTGAGGTTTTTCTCCATCAGCGTGCATGCTTTTGGTTGAGACTGCACTTTGTGGACAGCAGATGTTCTTCACTAGTTTGAGTgccaaaaaaaagatttaatggAAGACCAAAAATGTGATGTTTgtcccagccccccagcagaTGGACCCCAtctgctctgggcagctctCATCAGGCTATGCTGGAGTGGAGGCAGCCAGCATCCCCCATTCAACTCCTCCACCCCAGCATTCACTGTGAGCACCAAACATGGGGTTggccacaaacaaaaaaagaaaaaagagtgcTGTGGTTAGTGGGGATGAGGAAGCTTCtagaattccttttttttttggcttttaaaagaaagtttgtGGTTTGTAATGTGCACTCAGAAGCAACatgtagaaaaatattataaagcTCATAAATTACACCCTGAAAATGCATGGTCAGTTATGGCACCCTAGGTACAACAAACAGGGCAGGAGCAAAGccacctttcctttttcctcgTGCTCTTTCCatcttcagaagagaaaaatatctgtgaagAATGGTGCTGGCAGGAGTGTAGCTATGAGAAGACAGAGCACAAGAGAGGTACaaacaagaaaactgaaagcaacTTGTTTTCTCTAGATTTTGACAGACTGACTCTTCAATGTTCTCTCTGGCATCCATCTCCCATAGCTGTTTTTCAGATTCACACTCTACACAGAGAGATGGTTCAGCTGCAGCACCCACACCTTCCCCATAGCTCAGTATCACCAGGGCCCGCAGCTTTCACGTGGCCTCTTTTCAGTTCCTGGGCTCCCATAAAAGCCCTCTGTTTATTTCTCTGACCACACATTTATGTTTTAAGACCTTGTGGTTTATGACGAGTCAGGATCAAAGCCAACAatgcttccagctctgctgctttgcattCATCTGTATCTCAAAACATGGAGGGATCGTCTGCCAAAGAAACCAGAGGGCTTGTACTGAGACAAGCTGGCTTGTAGGGTGTAAACTGTGACCTGCAGCAAAGAGCTTTGGAAATATTCAGGATCAGGGCCCAGAGGCTGCAAAGGGCTATCCTCTTGTACAAAAGGGACCTAGTTTCAcatgcagccctgcagcagctgaaaccTCCCAGACTGGTGTGGAGCACCAGCTTACTCATATGTAGTCTTCTCTCCATGCTGATGAGCAGGATGATGTGAAGAGCaggatgaggaaggaaaagttATCACCACCTCagtgagggaaggagagggattCTCAGTGCCACTGTAGCTCTGCTCATTGTGGTGGAGATGGGGGGGGCCACCTGGGAAATGCTGGCTTCATGTTGGAACCTGAGATGCTACCTCCCTTGGCACTGCTAACTGCTCCCAAACTGGGGTGAGGGAAGGACTTTTCTTCTGGGTTGGCTTATATTTTGGAGTGACATTTTGCAGTTgtagaagaaggaaggaaatctTATTTGCCTATAAAAGGATTCCCTGCCTGTATCCCACATGCAACATGTGACTAGGATGATAAGAGAAGAGGTGGAAATCCTCTAAATGATATACCAGGGCAGGATATCCCAGGGAAATATTCTGcatttcccctctgcctttgaGATCTCTGACAGGtccttggagctgctctgaagagaagaaagcattATGATCACACTGACGCAACACCATTCCTTCAGcaagctatatatatatatttattttataataatttgaACAGTGGAGAGTTTGACAATAGTGACAGCCTCAGAAGTGTGCACTCTgcaggaacaggttgcccagagagatggtggCTGCCCCTTCGCTGGAagttttaaggccaggctggagagggctctgagcaacctgatctagtgggagggttggaactaaatgatcttaaCCCTGAaaattcaatgattctatgaactagCTATGCTGGTGATCCAAAAAAGTTCAGCAAGATGGGAAAAGACATTACAGAGTGacagccccaggcagcagaggtggctgTTTGCCAGGTTGCACTGCTGCACTGGTTCTTTGCTGAAACAACCGAGCTGTCCTAATAAATTCcctgtgtaaaaaaatatatctataaaCTGTGCCTTAGTAAGAACGATGCAGCTGCTAACGGTGCTGGACGTGGCCAAACGAGATGCTCGGAGGCTCCGTAATGCAGCACCGAGCTGTGGTGACTTTCTTTGCCAAGAAGTGACTCTACCTGAATGTCTGCGCGCATACGTACATGTACACCTACACATACCTATAGCTTTATAATCCTGCTGCcgagggagggtgggggggtgggggaagacCCACCAtgggagggcagggctgggggaagccCTCGCCGCTACACGATCATGAACTGGCAGATGTagggcagctgctccctgcacctCTTGTCGAACCACTTGCCAGCAGCGGCCCCTGACAAGGCCGCGCAGTTTTCCAGCTTCCCGCCATCGGGCTGGGTGGTGATCTCAGTCTCCCAGTTCTTGTAGCGGGTGGAGCTGCCCGTCATGTCGACCCATTTGCCCTCCGCTGCCATGTCGTTGAGGCCCAGCCAGATCTCCGCCTCGGAACCGATGCTCTTACGCATGTAGTCGTAGAGGGCGTCGTTCTCCTCCCCGTTCTGAGGGGTGCTGAGCGTGCCCCCCTGAGAGATGCAGCTCTCGCTGGCCTCGTGGTACGCCTTGATCTCCGGAAACGCGAGGAAGCATTTTAGGTGAATTTTGGTGCCTTTCAGGCAAACTGGGAGGTTGCCACGTGAACAGAACCGAACCAAAcgaaacaagcaaacaaacaaacaaaaaaaaaaaaaaaaaagcaggtaatttgttttaaaaacagcacCCAGGATGAGgcaacagcagcaaacacagcacGCAAGCGACAAACTTAATTCCTTAGGCTTTCAACATCACAGAGGTACCAGGGGCCTTCGCCCCCTATGCAGGGCACAGCTGTGGGGACGTGTCCCAGGATCACAGAGTGTCtgtgttggaagagacctccaagatcatccagtccaacatttgaccaacaccataatctaactactaaaccacgtccttaaggaccaggtccaaatgccttttaaatgcctacagggatggtgactccagcactgTCCTGGACAGGgcattccaatgcctgacaactttctctgtggaaaaatgtttcctaacatccagcctaaatctcccctggtgcagcttcctctgctcctaTCACAGTTCACTAAGGAAAAGAGGTTGtctccctccttgctccaacctcccttgagaTAGTTGAAGAGAGTGTCCTCCCCATCTGCAGACTCTTGGGAAAAATGGACCTCAGGGTTCCCATGTTACCCTCCTGGGCTGTGCCCCTGCTGAAGCAGAGACATGGAGTGGttctcctgccctcctccccccccccaggcctcacttttccccagctgctgctatGCTTTCTCTGATGAGCTTGTGAGATGTTTCTGATGGGCACAGCAGGGTGATGGAGTGTTTTGGAAGAAAGTCTGCACTTTCAATTCAATCATTTTAATTATGCAAGCATGGGGAAGATGTCTTTTTTAATAGGCTTTGATCAGAAGTGTTGTACTTGCATAGTTTGAGGCCTTCAGAGGAAATTTCTACGTGCCTCTGATGTTATTGTTAAGAATGgcaatttattttacattttttaagctATGAGGGTCTAAACCCTGAGACCACAGGGTACTGCAGCTATACAATAACTAATCAGAGCCATGTATTAATATCCAAACTAATGAATGTGAGCTTGAAAGTAAAGCCTTGATTTCACttgtgttccttttcttttaaggaGAAAATTCTCCTTAACTCTTATCTCATTTCTGTTTCACGTTCTGCAAATCCCTTTTCTATCAGTGTTGGCAGAGTTTGCACACAGTAACAGTGGAGAACAGCTGGGAGATGGACATTTTAGAACTGCCCTCTGTGTTCAGTGAAGAATGGTGGGACTGACCTCCCTGATGTTCCCTGGACAATACCGTGGATGAGTCCAAGTCACCATTTCACTGGGGTTCAGACAAAAGAGTAAGCTACATTTGGCTGAAGTACAGAATAATCTGTTACCCATCCTTATGATCCATAAAGGAAAACTAACATCTGGCTCAGTGTCACAGAAATatctgcagctttgcagaaggGAAGCTCTAGCACAAAAAACCAGGGGCCCAATGTTGCACAACTCATGTCATTGACTGCCTGAGGAGCTTCATCTGCCTGAAGGAACTGCACCTCTCTCCCAGTGATGGACTCAAGGGCACCCAGGGGTGCTTTGGCATCTCTTGATAAAGCATGTGGAGCAATTGGAGATGTTTTATAAGCAGCTCCTTTCTCAAAGCAAAAGCCATACATTCTTTATCAAGTCCTTTACCTGTCTGGAGtgcttgcttttccttcagcagagcaACCTCTTGAGAGATGTTGTCAATCATGGCCTTCAGGTCTTCAACCATTTTGAGGCTCACACCATCTGTCAGAGAAACCAAGGGAGGCATAAACATCACCTGCATCCCACAGAGAGTTCCACATCCTGCTGTTTCTACCACCAAACCTTCCTGTTTCTCTGccctcagagaaaaaaaaacaaatgggaTCTGCTAAGTCAATGCTACTGTCCTCTTGTACATCCATCAGAGTGAGCATTTGCTCATGTGCCTTGGAAATGGTGGAGTTCAGACACTGAGGTGTTTCTATTCATTattctctccctgctgctcctaTCGCTTTACCTTGCCTGGTGCAAGCATCCAGTAGTCCCCATGGGGTAAAAGAGAAGGGGTCATTTGTCCACAAATGAAGGAAGTCGAAATGTTGGGTTTCCATGAGGGTCAAGGAGATGGGGAGCCAAGGCACCCAGCCAGGTAAGTGGTGAAGCAGTTTGGATGCAGACCAAAACCACCAACCCAAAGATTACACAGAGCCATGAATACGAAAAGCCAGACACCTCAGGAGGTGGGCATTAAGCTGCTTTATTCATTGCTCAATTAACTTTAATGAGTTCATTTAACACTGTGGCACTGAGTTATTATTTTGATGCCTTTGATGAAAACACTTTAAGGGAAACAGCTAATTaatgtggggggttttttgttttagtttttgttttgcttttttttttttttcccctatgtaAGTCCTCCTTGCAGCAGAACAAATGTCCCTTAGGTTTAAGTAACATCCATGGGCCATGGCAGGACACTGCCAATGTGTCTTTCTGGGGCAGCTCCTTAACAATGTTCCAGCCAGGGTTGCTGATGGGTTCCTGCCTAGAAGGTCCTCATCACCCAAAGTGGACACATCTTCTTGATAACTGCCTAGGCACCCTGTCCCTTTTCACCACCTCATTTCTAAGCCCAGGGCCATAAGATGTTCCTTTGTCAAAGAGTAACAGGGACAGGTTAATTTGCACTTCAGCTACAAAGCAAGTGCCACAGCTATGCCAACAAACAcgggttttttgttgtgtgaaGAAAGGCGGTGAGAGTtggtgttgttcagcctggagaaacaaaggctctgaggagaacttggagcaccttccagtacctaaaggaACTACAGGAAAGACTTTTCACAAGAGCATgtagtgataagacaaggggtaatgcctttaaaatggaagaggggagatttaggttagccactaggaagaagttcttcactatgagggtggtgaggcactggaaggggttgcccagggaagctgtggatgtcccctacctggaagtgttcaaggccaggttggatggggctctgagcaacctggtctagtgggaggtgtccctgcccatggtaggggGGGTCAGAACTACatgggctttaaggtcccttcaagccccagccattctgtgattctatgacattGCCAGAGGTTTTTGTCTCTGTGTTGTTATGTCCCCAAGGCTCAACTCCTGAAGCCCCTATCACAGCCTGGGTTTGCTGTCACTGAAGCCAGCGTTGGGGCTGCCAATGCTGCCCATGGGAGCTGGAACAGGCACTGTGTGGCTAACCATGACCCCAGGGCTAATCATGGTCAGAGGAAAGATGAAAAGGAGACTTGGGGAAGGATGTGGGTCACAATAACCTGTTAGTTTGAAGGCCTGACCACTCATGTATTCAGTGCTGCAAATGGGAGctctttccagttttcttttgctctAATTATATGCTGAGTACCAACCAAATTTCTCTGCACTCCATTTTGATAATTTTACTACCCCTAGATGAAAGCTGGATCTGTATCTCAGTTTCTTAGCTTTGTCGGGGTGGATATAATCTGGTTTGTTCCTATCCAAACAGGTTTCTGTCCCTCAGCAGGGCGAGCATCACTCTGATTCACAGTGTCTGTTATCAAACCTCCCTGGTCAGCAGTATTTCTTCTGACACCAGGCATTTTCCTGAATGTCCCAGCTGGAAAAGCCAGGTCCCATATTGCAGTCTGTCCCTGGATCAGAAGAGGCCATCAAACACATCTGCTGGCTTTTTATCAGTGTAAATGTTCACAGAAATATTCCAGGAAGAGCACACAGGCTCTAAGATTAGATTGGAACTTTGGGCAGTGCCCACATCAACCCCTACCCACTGATTTATGCATCTGAACTCTGATGGCCACCTctaattactttaaaaatagacGAGAGCTACACAAAGATGCTCCATTCAATGCACcctgctgtggcttctgtggTCCACCACCTGCACCCCTGAGCTGGGGGGTGCCACTGTCCCTGATCATGGGTGCAATCATCCCCAGGCAGGGGTGTCATTGCCCCCCAGACAGAGGTGGTGTCACTCACCAGGGCTCCCaccttccctgggcaccctTCTGAGGCTATTGAAGGAGGACAAATCCATCTGGCCCACAAGACATCAGGGTTTGGGGAGAGTCTGCAGAATTGCTGCATCTAGGAAAATCACTGGGGAGCAATTTgaaggggagggaaaacaaaacagtgggCAAAGTGAATGTGCTAGCTCAGCGTTTTGTAAATGCTATGGTTTGGCTTTTTCATGTTGAAACAGCACCATTTCTGTTCTGAAGCAGATCCAAATGTaagcaataatttaaaaaaataacaaaaagcaaaacaaaagagaaaataaacaaataaaagattaaaaaaaagaacaagaaaaagctTGGCTTGAatcaccattttcttttctaacatTTGAGGTTTggctcaaattaaaaaaaaaaaaaaatccagccagAGACCCCAACCCTTCACCCTTCCTGACCCTCTCCAGTGAAGAGCAGGGGGTAAGCCAGGAAATGGAGGTGCTGGGGGCCtaggatggggatggggatagaATGTGACTATCCTGCCCACACTGAGGGCAGAAGCAGACAAGCCCatgtccctgcagcagctgggcaaGGCAGGCTTGGACATAGCAAGGGGTTGGGGGCAGAGAGAAGCCTCATGGAGGATTTTTAGTGCtatcctccctctttccccacCCCCTGgtgatgataaaaaaaattcagaaaaaagtGAACTAAGAAATACTGGAAATTTCCAGTAAAAGCAGGGCAGCTTAGCAGCCATGGGACGGGATGTAACTAGCCAAAAAATGCCAagtttgggtggtttttttccttttcccaaagaaaactcaacctttcctttgaaaagaaatccCAAATCTCCCAAGAAAAATTGCCACCAGCTGTTTCAGATGGcttgattttgatttttgatATTGCCCTCTGAAAACATGTTTAAATTGGAGCCAAAATTTCCTGTCAAAAATGTTAACTTTTCTCCCACCGCTTGATTTTTCTCTTACCTACTTCTCAGCAATGGGTTACAAACAGCAGTTCTAGTgacatggagagaaaaaaaaagagacctctAATAAACTATACTTCTCTCTCCCAATACATTAAGTGCAGCACTTGTATGTCCCCAGTACCAACCCAAGGAGGTATTTTTGCTCTAGCAACAGACACAGACATGGAACAAGCAGCTATGTAATGATTTCATAGAAAGATCTAAtaggagaaaaaggcaaaatttctCAAGGGTGGGATCAGGCAAAAATAGCCACTGGGTAAGCTGAGAAAGAAGCTTTGCCAAGTGAATTCCTGGGATATTTCTTCCTTGCTCCCTGCTTTGCTCCAAGCAGCCAAGTGCCTGCCAGAAGCAGCCTAAGCCCAGGACACATCAGGCAGGCAGGGTCACACCCCACCGGGCTGCAACCAAGCTGTCTTCTCCTATAGTTGATGTGCATTGAGACAGAGGGACACAatcagagaatgaaaaaaaaaaccctccattaggaaaagaaaaatttagcaTTGTTTTGTGTGTATTGCACTTTGGTTAGCCTGAGTATCTGGAGATGTCAAGCTCATGTACAGCTTGACATAGCAGGGGCAAGAGTTCTAAAATGAAGATCTGTGTTGATATTTAATGGATAATATATTTTCTGCCTActcttgtgtccagttctgcaACAGCAGTCTGTCTTCTGCCATTTActtgcttctgaaaaatgaaTGAGGAGGGGCAGGGGTCCTAGACAAGGAGGTTTTAAGTCTGGGGCAAACCTTAGAGAtaacacagaaaacacattgCCCTCTGAAGTGGAAACCAAGCTCTGAACTTCAAATCAAATTTGTTCCCATCAAATCGAATTTGTTCCCATCAAATTTATTCAAGGTAGGAACCTGCCAAAAACACCGCAATTTCCTTGCTCTTTTATAGAATGGCTGTGCAATCATTCtcaccaggaggaaaaaaaatagactttaGCAtgttcacagaaccacagaggTCGGAAATGACCTCTGAAGACTGAGACCAacccccctggcagagcaggaccaaaacttgggcaggtcactcagaaatgcaccCTAAAGCTTCTTAAAGAGTTTCATTAGAACACTATTAAACACCCAAATGACCAGGGTGATCGCATCCCCCCTAAGCCCCACCAGGTTTCCCCGCCGGGAAGGTGCCTCTGCTCCTTACCTTTCTTAGAAGCTGCTGGTTTTGGCCGGGCTTTGCCATTTTGTTGGTCGGAGACCTGGAcgagggagaggaggcagaggaggaggcaggctCCCCGGAGCACCATGCTGCTGCCGTCCGAGGCTGAGCAGAGATGGaatggctctgctctgccctcagACAGGAGGCTTCACACCCCGGCTGGGATCAGAAATGGCTGGCCCAGAAAGCTGCCCGCTGAGCCCCGGCCAGAAGCAGCCTCCCGGCCCTGAGGGGGAGCTTAGGCAGCTCCGGCCAAGGATGAAAACATCCCAGCGGGTTTGCATTTCTTAGCAGGctgcttatttttgtttcacgaaaaaaaaaaaaaaaaaaaaaaaagagagagacagaaagtgagagagagagagaagggaatgAATCTACTGAAAGTCTGCTAAGCTAAACATTAGGAAAGGCTGTGGGATGATTTCCTGCGGATTTTAGCAAAATGCCACGGGTTTGATCTCAGGTGTCAGCGATGATGGCAACGATGCTGCGAGGTGTGAGATGGGAGTTTGAGTGGCCGAGGGAACCGCAGGGGGCTAGCGGGGCTGCCCACAGGGGATGCTGAAGCACCAGCAGCGGGGGAGGAAGCAttggggggcggggggggggggagttggAGAAGCTGAGCACCCCAGCCCCCACCACAGTT
Coding sequences within:
- the CLEC3B gene encoding tetranectin, which produces MVLRGACLLLCLLSLVQVSDQQNGKARPKPAASKKDGVSLKMVEDLKAMIDNISQEVALLKEKQALQTVCLKGTKIHLKCFLAFPEIKAYHEASESCISQGGTLSTPQNGEENDALYDYMRKSIGSEAEIWLGLNDMAAEGKWVDMTGSSTRYKNWETEITTQPDGGKLENCAALSGAAAGKWFDKRCREQLPYICQFMIV